The following proteins are encoded in a genomic region of Pseudorca crassidens isolate mPseCra1 chromosome 1, mPseCra1.hap1, whole genome shotgun sequence:
- the RDH11 gene encoding retinol dehydrogenase 11 isoform X2, which produces MIGVLLVLLLLLFLLYIAAPQIRKMLSSGVCTSTIQLPGKVAVVTGANTGIGKETAKELAQRGARVYLACRDVQKGELVAREIQIMTGNQQVLVRKLDLADTKSIRAFAKGFLAEEEHLHILINNAGVMMCPYSKTADGFEMHMGVNHLGHFLLTHLLLEKLKESTPSRVVNVSSLAHHLGRIHFHNLQGEKFYHAGLAYCHSKLANILFTQELARRLKGCGVTTYSVHPGTVDSELVRHSSLMRWIWWLFSFFIKTPQQGAQTSLYCALTEGLEVLSGNHFSLSLSFPVTAVWHGSLRRLVMRQ; this is translated from the exons GAAAATGCTGTCCAGCGGGGTGTGTACATCAACCATCCAGCTTCCTGGGAAGGTCGCTGTGGTCACTGGAGCCAACACAGGCATCGGGAAGGAGACAGCCAAAGAGCTAGCTCAAAGAG GAGCCCGTGTATATTTAGCTTGCCGGGATGTGCAAAAGGGGGAGTTGGTGGCCAGAGAGATCCAGATCATGACAGGGAACCAACAGGTGTTGGTGCGGAAACTGGACTTGGCTGATACTAAATCTATTCGAGCCTTTGCTAAGGGCTTCTTAGCAG AGGAAGAGCATCTCCACATTTTGATCAACAACGCAGGAGTGATGATGTGTCCCTACTCCAAGACAGCCGACGGCTTTGAGATGCACATGGGAGTCAACCACTTAG GTCACTTCCTCCTGACCCACCTGTTGCTAGAGAAGTTGAAGGAATCAACCCCATCAAGGGTAGTGAATGTGTCTTCCTTAGCACATCACCtgggaaggatccacttccatAACCTGCAGGGTGAGAAGTTCTACCATGCAGGTCTGGCCTACTGTCACAGCAAGTTAGCCAACATCCTCTTTACCCAGGAACTGGCCCGGAGGCTAAAAG GCTGTGGCGTTACAACGTACTCTGTACACCCTGGCACAGTCGACTCTGAATTGGTTCGGCACTCATCCCTCATGAGATGGATTTGGtggcttttctccttcttcatcAAGACCCCTCAGCAGGGAGCCCAGACCAGCCTGTACTGTGCCTTAACAGAAGGTCTTGAAGTTCTAAGTGGAAACCATTTCAG cctttctctttcctttccagtgACTGCCGTGTGGCATGGGTCTCTGCGCAGGCTCGTAATGAGACAGTAG
- the RDH11 gene encoding retinol dehydrogenase 11 isoform X1 encodes MIGVLLVLLLLLFLLYIAAPQIRKMLSSGVCTSTIQLPGKVAVVTGANTGIGKETAKELAQRGARVYLACRDVQKGELVAREIQIMTGNQQVLVRKLDLADTKSIRAFAKGFLAEEEHLHILINNAGVMMCPYSKTADGFEMHMGVNHLGHFLLTHLLLEKLKESTPSRVVNVSSLAHHLGRIHFHNLQGEKFYHAGLAYCHSKLANILFTQELARRLKGCGVTTYSVHPGTVDSELVRHSSLMRWIWWLFSFFIKTPQQGAQTSLYCALTEGLEVLSGNHFSDCRVAWVSAQARNETVARRLWDVSCDLLGIPVD; translated from the exons GAAAATGCTGTCCAGCGGGGTGTGTACATCAACCATCCAGCTTCCTGGGAAGGTCGCTGTGGTCACTGGAGCCAACACAGGCATCGGGAAGGAGACAGCCAAAGAGCTAGCTCAAAGAG GAGCCCGTGTATATTTAGCTTGCCGGGATGTGCAAAAGGGGGAGTTGGTGGCCAGAGAGATCCAGATCATGACAGGGAACCAACAGGTGTTGGTGCGGAAACTGGACTTGGCTGATACTAAATCTATTCGAGCCTTTGCTAAGGGCTTCTTAGCAG AGGAAGAGCATCTCCACATTTTGATCAACAACGCAGGAGTGATGATGTGTCCCTACTCCAAGACAGCCGACGGCTTTGAGATGCACATGGGAGTCAACCACTTAG GTCACTTCCTCCTGACCCACCTGTTGCTAGAGAAGTTGAAGGAATCAACCCCATCAAGGGTAGTGAATGTGTCTTCCTTAGCACATCACCtgggaaggatccacttccatAACCTGCAGGGTGAGAAGTTCTACCATGCAGGTCTGGCCTACTGTCACAGCAAGTTAGCCAACATCCTCTTTACCCAGGAACTGGCCCGGAGGCTAAAAG GCTGTGGCGTTACAACGTACTCTGTACACCCTGGCACAGTCGACTCTGAATTGGTTCGGCACTCATCCCTCATGAGATGGATTTGGtggcttttctccttcttcatcAAGACCCCTCAGCAGGGAGCCCAGACCAGCCTGTACTGTGCCTTAACAGAAGGTCTTGAAGTTCTAAGTGGAAACCATTTCAG tgACTGCCGTGTGGCATGGGTCTCTGCGCAGGCTCGTAATGAGACAGTAGCAAGGCGGCTGTGGGATGTCAGCTGTGACCTGCTGGGCATCCCTGTGGATTGA
- the RDH11 gene encoding retinol dehydrogenase 11 isoform X3 yields the protein MIGVLLVLLLLLFLLYIAAPQIRKMLSSGVCTSTIQLPGKVAVVTGANTGIGKETAKELAQRGARVYLACRDVQKGELVAREIQIMTGNQQVLVRKLDLADTKSIRAFAKGFLAEEEHLHILINNAGVMMCPYSKTADGFEMHMGVNHLGHFLLTHLLLEKLKESTPSRVVNVSSLAHHLGRIHFHNLQGCGVTTYSVHPGTVDSELVRHSSLMRWIWWLFSFFIKTPQQGAQTSLYCALTEGLEVLSGNHFSDCRVAWVSAQARNETVARRLWDVSCDLLGIPVD from the exons GAAAATGCTGTCCAGCGGGGTGTGTACATCAACCATCCAGCTTCCTGGGAAGGTCGCTGTGGTCACTGGAGCCAACACAGGCATCGGGAAGGAGACAGCCAAAGAGCTAGCTCAAAGAG GAGCCCGTGTATATTTAGCTTGCCGGGATGTGCAAAAGGGGGAGTTGGTGGCCAGAGAGATCCAGATCATGACAGGGAACCAACAGGTGTTGGTGCGGAAACTGGACTTGGCTGATACTAAATCTATTCGAGCCTTTGCTAAGGGCTTCTTAGCAG AGGAAGAGCATCTCCACATTTTGATCAACAACGCAGGAGTGATGATGTGTCCCTACTCCAAGACAGCCGACGGCTTTGAGATGCACATGGGAGTCAACCACTTAG GTCACTTCCTCCTGACCCACCTGTTGCTAGAGAAGTTGAAGGAATCAACCCCATCAAGGGTAGTGAATGTGTCTTCCTTAGCACATCACCtgggaaggatccacttccatAACCTGCAGG GCTGTGGCGTTACAACGTACTCTGTACACCCTGGCACAGTCGACTCTGAATTGGTTCGGCACTCATCCCTCATGAGATGGATTTGGtggcttttctccttcttcatcAAGACCCCTCAGCAGGGAGCCCAGACCAGCCTGTACTGTGCCTTAACAGAAGGTCTTGAAGTTCTAAGTGGAAACCATTTCAG tgACTGCCGTGTGGCATGGGTCTCTGCGCAGGCTCGTAATGAGACAGTAGCAAGGCGGCTGTGGGATGTCAGCTGTGACCTGCTGGGCATCCCTGTGGATTGA